From Leptospira stimsonii, the proteins below share one genomic window:
- a CDS encoding LIC11177 family protein — translation MTQNKKSALFDILKREKLEKLVKGNRNAASKAVAGTKETKKSAGSENLEEKTAPTEKKEGQGMKIYKAIDEVKLDIRYYFLEDEYKEKIAGIYNKNEGHLDRLGIDPRKYLDYARETFDRFKQLNKKMPLEPMNKKSWEYVEKSLNELIAKLLEKFVK, via the coding sequence GTGACTCAGAATAAAAAGAGTGCCTTGTTCGATATCTTAAAACGAGAAAAACTTGAGAAGTTGGTCAAGGGAAACCGAAATGCCGCTTCCAAGGCCGTCGCCGGAACGAAAGAGACAAAGAAATCGGCTGGCTCGGAAAATCTCGAAGAGAAAACTGCTCCAACGGAAAAGAAAGAAGGGCAGGGAATGAAGATTTATAAGGCAATAGACGAAGTCAAATTGGATATTCGCTATTACTTCTTAGAAGACGAATACAAGGAAAAGATCGCCGGAATTTACAATAAGAACGAAGGGCATCTCGACAGACTCGGAATCGATCCTAGAAAGTATCTGGACTACGCTAGAGAAACCTTCGATCGTTTCAAACAACTCAATAAAAAAATGCCGCTCGAACCAATGAATAAGAAATCTTGGGAATACGTGGAGAAGAGTTTGAACGAACTCATTGCGAAACTTTTGGAAAAGTTCGTAAAATAA
- a CDS encoding chemotaxis protein CheX → MSVSIDPLLDEKFILTISQIFPEYLDKTLNVAAMREAFGPSKNEGLCYENCTMVEFKGEIEGKLFLAMDGYTKLKLLPMIARSFHIDPTVRADAPSILMEFANQICGALISEMRLGRFETDLLPPEILNHKLVPIDLETYRQYILIYFLKDAREKQYLGRIYLILLMKKF, encoded by the coding sequence TTGTCTGTGAGTATCGATCCCTTACTCGACGAAAAATTCATTCTTACGATTTCGCAGATCTTTCCGGAATATCTGGATAAGACCTTAAACGTCGCCGCGATGAGAGAAGCCTTCGGTCCTTCCAAAAACGAAGGTCTTTGTTATGAGAATTGTACGATGGTGGAATTCAAAGGGGAGATCGAAGGCAAATTGTTTCTTGCGATGGACGGATATACGAAACTGAAATTACTTCCTATGATCGCGAGATCCTTCCATATCGATCCAACGGTGAGAGCCGATGCGCCTTCGATTCTTATGGAATTTGCAAACCAGATCTGCGGCGCCCTGATTTCGGAGATGAGACTCGGAAGATTTGAAACGGATCTGCTTCCTCCGGAGATTCTCAATCATAAACTCGTTCCGATCGATCTCGAAACCTATCGTCAATACATCCTGATCTATTTTCTAAAGGACGCACGTGAAAAGCAGTATTTAGGAAGAATCTATCTCATTCTTCTTATGAAAAAATTTTAG
- a CDS encoding M24 family metallopeptidase: MPVQTRTGFVSKLSSKLSRFHSESIKIPSEGEKEGFKNAQRLAYRCVTEIEKEMREGWTEIQTAKRMEEFLKDHGVRVFLHRPFAWFGEHARFDGYKRFTQFHPGKKRLTSDESYILDVSPVVDGYIGDIGYSSSLKPNPELELGMEYLLELRKNIPKYFASSMSASEIWWKIDRDAKERGFDNVHSLYPFAVLGHRVYKIRLPEVYFPLLPISFASWFSLQGSIEFLSHKVLPELLTPDHEGDKTGLWAIEPHLGRGRVGFKFEEILVVEKDFAYWLDEDVPHVKRERKSKEIK, encoded by the coding sequence ATGCCAGTGCAAACAAGAACGGGATTCGTATCGAAACTTTCCTCTAAACTTTCCAGATTCCATTCCGAATCGATCAAAATTCCGAGCGAAGGCGAAAAAGAGGGTTTTAAAAACGCGCAAAGACTTGCGTATCGGTGTGTCACCGAGATTGAAAAGGAAATGCGGGAAGGTTGGACGGAAATTCAAACCGCAAAGAGGATGGAGGAATTTCTAAAAGACCACGGGGTTCGAGTTTTTCTTCATCGTCCTTTTGCTTGGTTCGGAGAACACGCTCGATTTGACGGTTATAAACGTTTTACCCAGTTTCATCCGGGAAAAAAGCGTCTAACGTCGGACGAATCGTATATCTTGGACGTGTCTCCCGTCGTCGACGGATATATAGGCGATATCGGCTATTCTTCTTCTTTGAAACCGAATCCGGAATTGGAATTAGGAATGGAATATCTTTTAGAACTTCGAAAAAATATTCCGAAATACTTTGCTTCTTCGATGAGTGCTTCCGAGATTTGGTGGAAGATCGATCGGGATGCGAAAGAAAGAGGTTTTGATAACGTTCATTCTTTGTATCCGTTCGCGGTCTTAGGCCATCGAGTTTATAAAATTCGTCTTCCTGAAGTTTACTTTCCATTGTTGCCGATCAGTTTTGCGAGTTGGTTTAGTTTACAAGGATCCATTGAATTTCTTTCGCATAAGGTATTGCCGGAACTTCTCACGCCGGATCACGAAGGAGATAAGACGGGCCTTTGGGCAATAGAACCCCACCTTGGCAGAGGAAGGGTCGGCTTTAAATTCGAGGAAATCCTCGTTGTTGAAAAAGATTTCGCGTATTGGTTGGACGAAGACGTTCCTCACGTAAAAAGGGAAAGAAAATCGAAGGAAATAAAATGA
- the mtnA gene encoding S-methyl-5-thioribose-1-phosphate isomerase, translating into MQESGLKPILWKEGTLTLLDQRVLPGTTSFLTAKTMEDCIFAIREMVVRGAPAIAITGAFGITLYLNGLSQKPSLSELKKKLGELLESRPTAVNLRLAIEEFLAHFPETEYSRFPLEDLQRGAEKFALFMLEEDLNNNLALSKNALALFPKTPSTLNIITHCNTGALATAGHGTALGVIRSLRDAGHSLTVYADETRPYLQGARLTAWELKEEGIPAYLITDSMAGWVMSSRKVDAVIVGADRIASNGDTANKIGTYPLAIVAKHHGVPFYVAATEKSMDFRIRDGSQIPIEMRKEEEVTSFGFLKDENGKPFLNEGIIAPKGMPALNPSFDVTPASLITGMITERGVISPVTEENLKKLFSS; encoded by the coding sequence ATGCAAGAATCAGGATTAAAACCAATTCTTTGGAAAGAAGGGACCCTCACCCTTTTGGATCAGAGAGTTCTTCCCGGCACCACCTCCTTTTTGACCGCAAAAACCATGGAAGATTGTATTTTTGCAATTCGAGAAATGGTGGTTCGAGGCGCACCTGCAATCGCGATCACAGGAGCGTTCGGAATCACTCTCTATCTCAACGGACTTTCTCAGAAACCTTCCCTTTCCGAACTCAAAAAAAAACTAGGCGAACTCTTAGAATCCAGACCGACCGCTGTCAATCTCCGACTCGCGATTGAAGAATTCTTAGCTCACTTTCCGGAAACGGAATATTCTCGTTTTCCATTGGAAGACTTACAAAGAGGAGCCGAGAAGTTCGCGCTCTTTATGCTCGAAGAGGATTTGAACAACAACCTCGCTCTCTCCAAAAACGCGCTCGCCCTTTTTCCAAAAACTCCCTCGACTTTAAATATCATCACTCATTGTAACACGGGGGCTCTTGCGACCGCAGGACACGGAACTGCGTTAGGTGTTATACGGTCATTAAGAGACGCGGGACATTCGCTCACGGTGTACGCGGATGAAACTAGACCTTATCTTCAAGGAGCGAGACTCACGGCTTGGGAACTCAAAGAGGAAGGAATACCGGCGTATCTCATCACGGATAGTATGGCCGGTTGGGTAATGTCTTCGCGCAAAGTGGATGCAGTCATCGTGGGAGCCGATCGAATCGCTTCGAATGGAGATACGGCAAACAAGATCGGAACCTATCCTTTGGCAATCGTCGCCAAACACCACGGAGTTCCTTTTTACGTGGCCGCGACGGAGAAGAGTATGGATTTTAGAATTCGGGACGGATCCCAGATTCCGATCGAAATGAGAAAGGAAGAAGAAGTGACTTCCTTCGGTTTTCTCAAGGACGAAAACGGAAAACCGTTCCTAAACGAAGGAATCATCGCACCGAAAGGAATGCCCGCTCTCAATCCGTCTTTCGACGTAACGCCCGCTTCCTTAATCACCGGAATGATCACGGAAAGAGGAGTCATTTCTCCGGTTACGGAAGAGAATCTAAAAAAATTGTTTTCTTCTTAA
- a CDS encoding alpha/beta hydrolase family protein: MNSSHLWKGLPFLLDYSGLKTPKDARITEISLPLPDSISLRTKVIEKENNTSAPIVYLQHGMSARGIDDPRILALGTNLANRGFRVYLPELPEVKSLIMTAETVSNIRSAFLQIHSLEKRPVSYLSASFSAGMGFVALANSECQKILSSILLIGSYANFGQTFSYILKNYEKESYAVNVMMFNYVHLIRSDVELLKEYFFESALDNGLSREGDFAKGPKILRSMKEVDKRFVKDFLENPEFRISASKQLKSQVPDSFIEETSPAFFANRCIKPCFLLHGDDDPVISPQESKDLLELLRNNQSYPAVFLETSLLTHGDHLPFYSRLTEILPMAEFWGSYLFLAHNQI; encoded by the coding sequence ATGAATTCTTCACACCTCTGGAAAGGACTTCCGTTCTTACTCGATTATTCCGGTCTCAAAACTCCCAAGGATGCGCGCATAACGGAAATATCTCTGCCTCTTCCTGATTCGATTTCTCTACGAACCAAGGTTATAGAAAAAGAAAACAATACTTCCGCGCCGATCGTCTACCTTCAACACGGGATGAGTGCGCGGGGGATCGACGATCCTAGAATTCTTGCGCTCGGAACCAATCTCGCAAATCGAGGGTTTCGAGTATATCTTCCCGAACTTCCGGAAGTGAAATCTTTGATCATGACGGCCGAAACAGTTTCCAACATCCGATCCGCGTTCTTACAAATTCATTCCTTGGAAAAAAGACCCGTTTCCTATCTTTCCGCGAGTTTTTCCGCCGGAATGGGCTTTGTCGCATTAGCAAATTCGGAATGTCAGAAGATTCTTTCTTCGATCCTTTTGATCGGTTCCTACGCGAACTTCGGACAAACTTTCTCTTATATTCTTAAGAATTACGAAAAGGAAAGTTATGCGGTCAACGTCATGATGTTCAATTACGTTCATCTTATCCGCTCCGATGTCGAACTCTTGAAGGAATACTTTTTCGAATCGGCTCTGGATAACGGACTTTCTAGGGAAGGAGATTTTGCGAAAGGACCTAAAATTTTGCGATCCATGAAAGAAGTAGATAAGAGGTTCGTAAAGGACTTCCTGGAGAATCCTGAGTTTCGAATCAGCGCTTCGAAACAGTTGAAGTCTCAGGTTCCCGATTCGTTTATTGAAGAGACCTCTCCCGCCTTCTTTGCAAATCGTTGTATCAAACCTTGCTTCTTACTCCATGGGGACGACGATCCGGTGATTTCTCCGCAAGAATCCAAGGATCTTCTGGAACTACTTCGGAACAATCAATCCTACCCGGCCGTCTTTCTTGAAACAAGTCTCCTAACTCACGGAGATCATCTTCCGTTTTACTCGCGTTTGACGGAGATTCTTCCCATGGCGGAATTTTGGGGAAGTTATCTTTTTTTAGCACATAATCAAATTTAG
- a CDS encoding SMP-30/gluconolactonase/LRE family protein — MKVNHTILMVLILFFGFGCNPGKIKIGEPVVLGEVPSQISEIESKEDPFLSGLKIEMEELPGHDDLIFDSQRRIGYASGMDGWIWKLDEKTGMASRWVRPPVNPAGMQFANKEKNKILVCASRLGGESYEPKDRVGLYEIDIESKVTTPLLLDLPKTDTEEFPKVYTLAERPTVFLKDLNASNSRPFSLCNDLAVSKDGDRIYISEPFEREDAAMGSGAVPEAIGLYPHGKLWMLDRKRTSVSLLLNGFTFVDGILLEEGKTKVEESVVITETTRFRILRAFVSGKNEGTFEILFENLPGLADGLERDAKGNIWVGLIKRRSGLVDIVHKNPWIKPFLLSLPQGILPISKKTGILVLNVDGKKALYYSMHDGSKINDISVAVPFQDRVYFPTFDKKSRGLYSLGIDKFSLGE, encoded by the coding sequence ATGAAAGTAAATCATACTATTCTAATGGTTTTGATTTTGTTTTTCGGTTTCGGTTGTAATCCCGGGAAAATAAAGATCGGTGAACCCGTCGTCTTAGGAGAAGTTCCTTCTCAAATTTCGGAAATAGAATCAAAGGAAGATCCATTTTTAAGCGGTCTTAAAATTGAAATGGAAGAACTTCCCGGACACGACGATCTGATTTTCGATTCACAAAGAAGAATTGGCTACGCTTCCGGTATGGACGGCTGGATTTGGAAACTCGACGAAAAAACGGGAATGGCTTCCCGATGGGTGCGTCCACCGGTCAATCCAGCGGGAATGCAGTTCGCGAACAAAGAGAAAAATAAAATTCTCGTTTGCGCTTCCCGTTTGGGAGGAGAGTCCTACGAACCGAAAGATAGAGTCGGCCTGTATGAAATCGATATTGAAAGTAAAGTAACAACTCCTTTGCTCTTAGATTTGCCAAAGACGGACACAGAAGAATTCCCAAAAGTTTATACGTTAGCCGAAAGACCCACGGTTTTCTTAAAAGATTTAAACGCGTCCAACAGCAGGCCCTTTTCCCTTTGTAACGATCTGGCGGTTTCCAAGGACGGAGATCGGATTTATATCAGCGAACCGTTTGAAAGAGAAGACGCGGCGATGGGAAGCGGAGCGGTACCCGAAGCGATCGGGCTCTATCCTCACGGTAAACTCTGGATGTTGGATCGAAAGCGAACATCCGTCTCTCTGCTGTTAAACGGCTTTACCTTTGTGGATGGAATTCTTTTGGAAGAAGGAAAAACAAAAGTGGAAGAATCCGTGGTCATTACAGAGACCACTCGGTTTCGAATTCTAAGAGCTTTTGTATCCGGTAAGAACGAAGGAACGTTCGAGATTCTTTTTGAAAATTTACCCGGTTTGGCGGACGGATTGGAACGAGACGCGAAAGGAAACATCTGGGTGGGACTGATTAAGCGAAGATCGGGTCTCGTCGATATCGTTCACAAAAATCCCTGGATAAAACCGTTTCTCTTATCTCTTCCTCAGGGAATTCTACCCATTTCCAAAAAAACGGGAATCCTCGTTTTGAACGTCGACGGAAAAAAAGCGCTCTATTATTCGATGCACGACGGTTCAAAGATCAACGATATATCGGTTGCGGTTCCTTTTCAGGATCGGGTTTATTTTCCTACCTTTGACAAGAAGTCGAGGGGATTGTATTCGCTGGGGATCGACAAATTTTCGTTAGGCGAATGA
- a CDS encoding FapA family protein has protein sequence MNANDEPMNTPTPESQISPISVESAISIAISPDQLSAVLTVRPYNLKGEPVSKDKLWSIIMEWGIHRERMLTDEIRRILTLLDEAGKKNDFTPIKVEVAKGVPPTPGENGWVRFYHPMAKRVKLLEDGRADFRNIDRYINVKIGEKLATKFEGTPGIPGFDVFGNIIPPPAIKRPKLVVGNNIEERKVMEEGKELQEYHATSNGVIFVTESSINVSPELQIAGNVGLSTGNIQFDGNVIVRGDIEPGSVVQCSGSLVIYGNLESNTIKVGQDLIVHGGIKGGTDDIIQVIGRVQAKFIENARLETEGDIIIEGAILNSTIDTLGSIILNGSNGNLVSSKVRTNEGVSLSSLGSSAELDVNIELGFHFKNDRSFQEITRKIQLGEKEMEKILPKIQQIKHLVQRSRGNLPDDKKAAFKAVFEDYNKKLKILNMLKFKQDTLKGARFNPGSVRLAVQKGAYPGAVIHYRRQIEKITKFQSAFMMVFEPGQDKAMMVSLQK, from the coding sequence ATGAATGCGAACGACGAGCCTATGAACACACCGACTCCTGAATCTCAAATTTCACCCATTTCGGTGGAATCTGCAATCAGCATTGCGATTTCTCCGGATCAACTTTCCGCGGTTCTTACCGTAAGACCTTATAACCTCAAAGGGGAACCCGTTTCCAAGGATAAACTTTGGAGCATTATCATGGAGTGGGGAATTCATCGAGAAAGAATGTTAACCGATGAAATTCGGCGAATTCTCACTCTCTTGGACGAAGCCGGTAAGAAGAATGATTTTACTCCGATCAAGGTGGAAGTCGCGAAAGGTGTGCCGCCTACGCCGGGTGAAAACGGTTGGGTTCGTTTTTATCATCCGATGGCGAAACGTGTCAAACTACTCGAAGATGGTAGAGCTGATTTTAGAAACATCGATCGATATATCAACGTAAAGATCGGAGAAAAACTCGCGACTAAGTTTGAAGGAACTCCGGGGATTCCGGGATTCGACGTCTTCGGAAACATCATTCCTCCGCCCGCGATCAAACGCCCCAAGCTGGTCGTCGGGAATAATATCGAAGAACGAAAGGTGATGGAGGAAGGAAAGGAACTTCAGGAATATCACGCGACGAGCAACGGTGTGATATTCGTCACGGAATCTTCCATCAACGTTTCTCCTGAATTACAGATCGCGGGTAACGTAGGACTTTCCACGGGGAATATCCAATTCGACGGGAACGTGATCGTTCGAGGTGATATCGAACCCGGCTCGGTCGTCCAATGTTCGGGCTCCTTGGTCATTTATGGAAACTTAGAAAGTAATACGATCAAAGTAGGCCAAGACTTGATCGTTCACGGTGGGATCAAAGGTGGGACCGATGATATCATCCAGGTGATCGGAAGGGTGCAAGCGAAGTTTATCGAAAACGCAAGACTCGAAACGGAAGGAGACATCATCATCGAAGGAGCGATTCTCAATTCTACGATCGATACTCTTGGTTCCATCATCTTAAACGGTTCGAACGGAAACCTGGTTTCGAGTAAGGTTCGTACAAACGAAGGAGTTTCCTTGAGCTCCTTAGGTTCGAGCGCGGAATTGGACGTGAACATAGAACTCGGTTTTCATTTTAAGAACGATCGTTCCTTTCAGGAAATCACCCGTAAGATTCAATTGGGTGAAAAGGAAATGGAAAAAATTCTCCCTAAAATCCAACAGATCAAACATTTGGTGCAACGTTCGAGGGGAAATCTTCCCGACGATAAGAAGGCCGCCTTTAAGGCGGTTTTCGAGGACTATAATAAGAAATTAAAAATTTTGAATATGCTCAAGTTCAAACAGGACACGCTCAAAGGTGCCCGATTTAATCCAGGTTCGGTCCGTTTGGCAGTTCAGAAAGGCGCCTATCCCGGCGCTGTGATTCATTATCGAAGGCAGATCGAAAAGATCACGAAGTTTCAATCCGCCTTTATGATGGTTTTTGAACCCGGTCAGGATAAGGCGATGATGGTTTCTTTACAGAAATAA
- a CDS encoding ornithine carbamoyltransferase, producing the protein MSESNVKHLISWEDWSDSEILDLLNFAIHVKKNRVNYAGHLSGRSLAMLFQKTSTRTRVSFEVAMTEMGGHGIYLDWMASNFQLSDIDLEARYLSRNVSVIMARLKKHDDLLAMRNGSQVPVINGCDNMFHPCQSLADVMTIALDKPDRPLNQVKLTYIGVHNNVVNSLIGITAALGIHLTLATPIAEKENIHEGTVERAKSKGTLAWEKNLEKAVKDADYIYTDTWLDMEFFNDPSYADKKKERMELMMPYQINSSLMEKTNAKVMHDMPIHAGYEITRDVVLSPRSIIFQQAENRLDAQKAVILKLLEA; encoded by the coding sequence ATGTCTGAAAGTAACGTGAAACATCTGATTTCCTGGGAAGATTGGTCGGATTCCGAAATTTTAGATCTTCTCAACTTTGCAATCCATGTTAAGAAGAATCGTGTGAACTACGCGGGTCATCTCAGTGGGCGAAGCCTCGCCATGCTCTTTCAGAAAACTTCCACAAGGACCAGAGTTTCTTTCGAAGTCGCCATGACCGAAATGGGCGGCCATGGAATTTATTTGGATTGGATGGCGTCTAACTTTCAACTTTCCGATATCGATCTCGAAGCGAGATATCTTTCCAGAAACGTCTCCGTGATCATGGCTCGTCTCAAAAAACACGATGACCTCTTGGCGATGAGAAACGGATCTCAGGTTCCGGTCATCAACGGTTGCGACAATATGTTTCATCCTTGTCAATCCCTCGCCGATGTCATGACGATCGCCTTGGACAAACCGGATCGCCCCTTAAACCAAGTTAAACTTACGTACATCGGAGTTCATAACAACGTAGTCAATTCTCTCATCGGGATCACTGCCGCTCTGGGAATTCATCTTACCCTCGCCACACCGATCGCGGAAAAAGAAAACATCCATGAAGGTACAGTCGAAAGAGCCAAGTCGAAAGGAACTCTCGCTTGGGAGAAGAATCTCGAAAAGGCAGTGAAAGACGCGGATTATATCTACACGGATACCTGGCTCGACATGGAATTTTTCAACGATCCTTCGTACGCGGATAAGAAAAAAGAAAGAATGGAACTCATGATGCCGTATCAGATCAATTCTTCTCTTATGGAAAAAACAAACGCGAAGGTCATGCACGATATGCCGATTCACGCCGGATATGAGATCACAAGAGACGTCGTCTTGAGTCCGAGATCGATCATCTTTCAGCAGGCGGAGAATCGTCTGGACGCGCAAAAAGCGGTCATTCTAAAACTCCTCGAGGCGTAA
- a CDS encoding helix-turn-helix transcriptional regulator encodes MDSFHRDILYLWNSRVMYATNAMQTDFHVHYAATLAITLERPILIETEHGKEEYRVAMVGPNTYHRTVSPGVEMIALLIDPETYEYGSISDFVKTGEVKPLDIEVFLPLMERLRDLYNGILNNEEAWDLHLDLLQSVFPFRRLEKNIDERIRKIAYKIRTELPDSIRMKEIGKDFSISEDRLIRLFKENLGIPLRRYLLWVRILSTVKLLKDGKNLTEAAHAAGFSDSAHFTRTFKENFGFVPSLFFGHLKSIEVRFCEPD; translated from the coding sequence ATGGACTCGTTTCATAGGGATATTCTTTATCTCTGGAACAGTAGGGTGATGTATGCGACAAACGCGATGCAGACGGATTTTCACGTTCACTACGCCGCGACGTTAGCGATCACCCTGGAGAGACCGATTCTGATCGAGACCGAACACGGGAAAGAAGAATACCGCGTTGCAATGGTCGGTCCGAATACGTATCACCGAACGGTTTCACCCGGTGTGGAGATGATTGCCTTATTGATCGATCCCGAAACATACGAATACGGATCCATTTCCGACTTCGTAAAAACGGGAGAGGTAAAACCTCTCGATATCGAAGTGTTTCTTCCGCTGATGGAAAGGTTACGAGATCTATACAACGGAATTCTAAACAATGAAGAAGCCTGGGACTTACATCTGGATCTGTTACAATCTGTGTTTCCCTTTCGAAGATTGGAAAAAAACATCGACGAAAGAATTCGAAAAATTGCATATAAGATCCGTACCGAACTTCCTGATAGTATTCGGATGAAGGAGATCGGTAAAGATTTTTCCATCTCAGAGGATCGTTTGATTCGTCTTTTTAAGGAGAATCTTGGAATTCCTCTCCGACGTTATTTGCTTTGGGTCCGTATACTTAGTACTGTGAAACTTCTAAAGGATGGAAAAAATTTGACCGAAGCGGCGCACGCCGCGGGTTTTTCAGATTCTGCTCACTTTACAAGAACCTTTAAGGAGAATTTCGGATTTGTTCCCTCTTTATTTTTTGGACATCTCAAGTCGATCGAGGTTCGATTCTGCGAGCCGGATTGA
- a CDS encoding HpcH/HpaI aldolase/citrate lyase family protein — protein sequence MSKLTHPREALFEGEKPFPIIPACEHFAGSEKLITKALELQNKLGGLFDITMDCEDGAQTGKEKEHAELIVRLQNSELNKHNMSGVRIHDYTNAYWKQDVDIIVPGAGAKIAYITIPKPTRAAQVEEMITYIQKAVQKAGIKREIPIHVLIETNGALQEIEKIAALPWLQVLDFGLMDFISGHHGAIPASCMKSPGQFDHELLRRGKANLVAAALANGVIPAHNVTLDLKNQYQTYKDAKRAHDDFGFLRMWSIYPTQIQAILDAMAPDYSEVQTAAEILIQAQNAEWGPIQYAGDLHDRATYRYFWEIIQKAKLTGISIPEEANKRFFN from the coding sequence ATGTCTAAATTGACTCATCCAAGAGAGGCGCTCTTCGAAGGAGAAAAGCCTTTCCCTATCATTCCTGCCTGCGAACACTTCGCCGGTTCCGAAAAGCTGATTACAAAAGCCCTTGAACTCCAGAACAAACTCGGCGGTCTCTTCGACATCACCATGGACTGCGAAGACGGAGCACAGACCGGGAAAGAAAAAGAGCACGCGGAATTGATCGTTCGCCTTCAGAACAGCGAACTCAACAAACACAACATGAGCGGCGTGAGAATTCACGATTATACAAACGCATACTGGAAACAAGACGTAGACATCATCGTTCCTGGCGCAGGCGCAAAAATAGCATACATCACCATTCCAAAACCGACTCGCGCGGCTCAAGTGGAAGAGATGATCACCTATATTCAAAAAGCGGTTCAAAAAGCGGGAATCAAAAGAGAAATTCCGATCCACGTTTTGATCGAAACAAACGGAGCGCTTCAGGAAATCGAAAAGATCGCGGCTCTTCCTTGGTTGCAAGTTCTTGACTTCGGTTTGATGGACTTCATCTCGGGACATCACGGAGCGATCCCAGCTTCTTGTATGAAAAGCCCGGGTCAGTTCGACCACGAACTCTTAAGAAGAGGAAAGGCTAACTTAGTAGCGGCCGCTCTCGCAAACGGAGTCATCCCTGCGCACAACGTAACCCTCGACTTGAAAAATCAGTATCAAACGTACAAAGACGCAAAACGTGCCCATGACGATTTCGGTTTCTTAAGAATGTGGTCCATCTATCCAACTCAGATCCAAGCGATCTTAGACGCGATGGCTCCGGATTACAGCGAAGTACAAACCGCCGCTGAAATTCTGATTCAAGCTCAGAACGCGGAATGGGGACCGATTCAATATGCGGGAGATCTTCATGACCGTGCTACGTACAGATATTTCTGGGAAATTATCCAAAAAGCGAAATTGACCGGAATTTCCATCCCAGAAGAAGCGAACAAAAGATTCTTCAACTAA